The Candidatus Methylomirabilota bacterium genome window below encodes:
- a CDS encoding DUF190 domain-containing protein — protein MRKLDGEQVLMRIFVGESDRWEHRPLHAALLELFRTRGLAGATVLRAVAGFGANSVVHTANILRLSADLPLVIEVVDSQERLDAVLPAVDGMMRGGLITMEKVRVLKYDQTPSA, from the coding sequence ATGCGGAAGTTGGACGGAGAGCAGGTCCTGATGCGCATTTTCGTGGGAGAGAGCGACCGCTGGGAGCACCGCCCGCTTCATGCCGCGCTGCTCGAGCTGTTTCGAACGCGAGGCCTGGCGGGGGCCACCGTGCTGCGGGCCGTGGCGGGCTTCGGCGCAAATTCGGTGGTGCACACGGCAAACATCCTGCGGCTGTCGGCCGATCTGCCGCTCGTCATCGAGGTCGTGGACTCGCAGGAGCGGCTGGACGCCGTGTTGCCGGCCGTGGACGGGATGATGCGGGGCGGGCTCATCACCATGGAGAAAGTGCGCGTCCTCAAGTACGACCAGACCCCGTCCGCCTAG
- a CDS encoding cupin domain-containing protein: MLTAQEIIERLGLRPHPEEGGFFAETYRAPDRLAAPALHPRYGGPRAVSTAIYYLLTPDTVSALHRLASDEVFHFYLGDPVEILHLRPDGTHRTLTLGQDLAAGMVPQVVVPAGVWQGARLVAGGKWALLGCTVAPGFEFADYEHGRREPLARAYPAARDLIAALTRYDSGHDTR, translated from the coding sequence ATGCTGACCGCGCAGGAGATCATCGAGCGGCTGGGCCTTCGGCCGCATCCCGAAGAGGGAGGCTTCTTCGCCGAGACCTATCGGGCGCCGGACCGTCTTGCCGCTCCGGCTCTGCACCCGCGCTATGGCGGCCCTCGCGCGGTCAGCACGGCCATCTACTATCTGCTGACGCCCGACACCGTCTCCGCCCTGCACCGCCTGGCCTCCGACGAGGTCTTTCACTTCTACCTGGGAGACCCCGTGGAGATACTCCACCTGCGGCCCGATGGCACGCATCGCACCCTGACCCTCGGACAGGATCTGGCCGCCGGCATGGTGCCTCAGGTGGTGGTGCCCGCGGGAGTCTGGCAGGGCGCGCGGTTGGTGGCCGGAGGGAAATGGGCGTTGCTCGGCTGCACGGTGGCGCCCGGCTTCGAGTTCGCCGACTACGAGCACGGGCGCCGCGAGCCGCTCGCGCGAGCGTATCCCGCCGCCCGCGATCTCATCGCCGCCCTCACGCGCTATGATAGCGGTCATGACACGCGCTGA